The DNA window ACTAATTGACAAAATCTTTTCATTGTTGTATTTCCATGCCACATTGAATGACAATTAAGAGCACAATGAAAAATACTGTgagattattaatttattatgtacatagtacatgtacatgttcattttATGAAGTGATGGAGCTACAGCGCTCAGCTGTTCATTCACTTTTCAGAATGTAGTTGGCTTTTCTACAACTGGCGACGCTACTACTTCTAACTTGTACGTTGATATCATTAAAATTACAACACAGACTTTCACAAGTTTCAGTTAGGGAACATTGTGTCGACAATCAGACATTTGTCAAGAGCAGTGACTATTTCTTTGACAAACTATGACACTTTCATTGGAAAAAATGAGAAATACTGAGAGACAAACTAATGAACTGATGCTAGTTTATACATACAACTTGgctcatacatgtatgttaaaaaTATTAACACTGGCAAGTTAAAACCTCGAAAAcagtgaaattttcaaaatcacaCGATCAAAAGTCATTCAAAAATTCTTTCAATAGTTGAATTATAACAATTTCAATGGACAACAATTTCACTGCGGTGCAACTTTCACAAATGGAGGCTTTTACGATGCTGTAATGTTAGCATGTTTACGTAAGTTAGTGGCTTTAAGAAAGAGGATGTGTCCAAATGAGATGTATTTGTTCACTCTTTACATGTACTGACAATGATGATGGTCAATGTTTGGCAATCCATGAATTGAACAGGAAAGCATATTTTCAAAcgtgtattatttttttatggCAGCCACAACAAGTATAGTACTTGAtgcaaacaatgtttttttcaagtttcaATGTGATGTAcctgtgtacatgtagcatCGCATTGTAgttgttgaaaatgttttgtgtcAAGAGTCGTGTCACTGAGTGTGAGGAGTTTTTATCCACTATTAACTTTGATGATCACAGACAAAATTAGACAAACCATACATTATAAACAAAACCTTATTTCACAGATGTCTTATTATTTCATTCgaaaattatgatttacactattacatttaacaacaacattgtaACAACCATTTGCtgtttacaaacaaattgaCATAGTTCTGACCATACTTTTGACATcatgtatggatttcatattatTATACTTTGATGTCACACTCTGGGAATATGaaggtctatgtatataataaaattcagtacccccccccccccccctactttttttgtaatattgcaTTCAcctaacaagcgacctatcggtcagaatagctccgctgttttttttttttttagttttttttttattttggtgacatgtagaagtggttcagttcttcagctctttactatgcagttttgttttagcgatgcaataaagtggttagtggtttcatatgatgtctcactataaaacacattttacacagaagttggtaatgtattgtacttttataccatagtcaccattttataacaaaaatctacagttatgaaaaattgcacaaaatctcagaaaaaaatgactgggaaatgcacacaaaaaaaagaaaaaaaagaggattttgaggttggctataaataattccagtgtcttacagctttaaccctggaaaattttgatgaatgaaataaactagggatctaaaataattttgaggcaatttgaatttcaattttctaacaaatttaccaagtcaacaacattgaacttgtactagttgtagtagatatatatatagggaagaaatgtattaatcgccatcttagtttccgtacggcgacaatccccaagtacccgaaagagagtcattctcagccattgacagggttcgacactggagtaaaaaagtcactatcccacaggactagtaaaattgataacgtagtagtcctgcaaaaaatctggtggtcctatctttaagtgctttcgcttgttcacttaggctcttcatctctcttagtttttgctcaacttctaattcacttttccaaaccccatatttatttcaaaccgtgtgttgtaattgaactgtctatttctttgtagttgtttgtgcatcatcaactcattactgtaattttattctcttttttatgttttggagcttcttctcttttttgttgctttctgtgagtagtttgtcttaattggggggggggggagtaataagatgttatgtggtcttatttctagctcataacatttctggtacacattgatctaactattgcatttttaaaagacaaaaaattaccttcccatggagcaagtctttatagtgttgtccttagtgcatattagaatgtatttacaacataaaaataaataaatttgaaggttaccagcagttacagcaaaattttgttactaattacatgtacaagtcacttcgtctattttcgtgtctatgtacttccgggttgacataaacgttaaacgtgatacagtcggccctataattactaagaaatgacaaaaccgttcgcaaaataaagttcaggattttaatttttcaaactgaatatcaatatccactacacattcaataactggtttcgcgtatttagaaatgtgccccaaaacatgaacacggaacacggaatcgtaccgtgtcagtgttactaactaagttagcagtttcattgtaggctgttagttgtaccggtaaaaaaacgatcatcacatcatgtaggaagtacaaaaacatagaacacgttgttttcttgctgaataaactcactgaaataacaacacggtcaaatcgcgtcttcgattttgacagccaccattgttatgattgagcttcacttacttccgttgaacgtggccagTACAGTGTAATACAcaaatcatcgtacaactaattttattggctataatattagctacatttgaaaggtctcacttgattggctcatccttcgctattcccgttttcaagagacaccccgccagaataaagtgccacgtagtacagcaatggcgcgagatcgcctgttgggcgactttcccaccgggtgtgcttttcgaaaactacacaaacacatgcttttatgacacggaatcatagaaaatctaccccgtttccaaactaatcgtaattttccctggtaattttatcgcgaatagacaaccggagttggtcaaaatagcaaattaaaaatcaaatgaattttactatgaccgtgaattcatcatatagccggtggtttgaattctgagctccctactAATATACCTATCACAGAAAGTTACTCgactcgcgggatagcggaccaTGTACCAGCGTGTACGTCGAACCCTTGctatacgttacagcatagaccctcctggttacagtggtaacacttgttcatgttcgattacctttcataaagaaaacacaacgaaatggttgaagtgatctttttttaaatttcttttcatcacaaaaacaaaatctgtgtgatcaaaagtgttgtaaactaaaccagaaagaattatcggactggctaaacttcccgctgaactggagtagTAAGGTCCAACAAtgtccaagcctcgatagtacgtgagcaaatcgtatcaaactagcgatacaactttcaaaatataacttgacatgtcttcatttgttagagttatacaattcaagacgggttttcactcgaaagaaacaattctgtgaataatgacattctgaacgcagcgatttctcgtatggctggcaacgacttgcttccgggttagtccctcgtacatccgggtacttgagattgtcgccgtacggaactaccacattggcaattttgacgctgtaattttgccaccaatattgatcgtacaaaaacaaaactccataaatgaaccacaaagtactttccctttcaaaatgtggtaattttagaaagagtattatcgtttttattgacgactgaatcgtcccatacacttcagttcacagGCATTCAAACTTGATCATGAGGGCTAgggaggtgcatatactggaatgaaccattctgtaggaggggtggatggagaattggatttgaagtttacaaccctttttcgaacaaatatttgtcatttgggcgcacaatgcgtagaattaagactatagcacatattacattgcttgtttgacgtcaatagtgtcttttgaaaagttgcactttacctaaagtctcgcggagtgatttccaatatggcatcggtcattatactcattaacatattcatttttttttcaaatttcaaaaaaaaaatcataaaaaatagaagagaagacgtgctgacttgaaattaacaaatctaagtaaggtaccctctgtgcatcaacacaccacatatcaaagcaatctgacttaaagtttatgaggagttgatgaaaatgtcatttttggaaaaaaaatcataaaaaattgaaaatggcacagatcaacttggcatgaacaaatctgaatagcctgcccccagggaacatgcacaccaaatatcgaagaattccgactgtcactttcggagtagatagtgaagatataaaagtttgacggacacctatgattcactctactctctatacctcaatacccacctatacctaaagctacgctttcagctttcgctgacagcggagctaaaaacaAAAGTTAACCTTGACCAGCTTCTAGCTTTTACTACATATGCTTTTTTTTCCTTCAGAAGTGCCCTTTACTTGTCAATATTTCTTACCTGTTGCttattttctttcataatttcTGACAACTTCTGTTCTGATTCTTGAAGAGCAGTTTCAAGTTCTATCTTATCAGTCAACAAGTCATCAACCTTGGCTGTCTGTACTGCTAGTAGTATATctgtttcttcagcctgggtcTTGAAAGTCTCTACTTCTGTGTTCAACTAAACAGTAATACAATCCAATTATAACAACTAACCTAAACACAtttaacaaaatacatacatacagatcaaTAACTTAAACAGTATTTATCTAAGGAAGCAATAAACTATGTACATACATCCTGGTACACAGGTAAGTTTGAAAAGTAATGAAACATACATGCAAATAATCTGATCATACAAGGGACAAAGAGTGCTAATTATTCACACCCTAATATAGTGTTTCCTTTTTGAAAGCAAAAGGAAATATTAATGTTTCAGTATGTGCCAATACCAATgtgctaaaaacaaacaaacaaaacaaagagaatGGCCTTTTATCTTGTAATTGGTTATGTTAGGTTGACAGATTCATTGTGTACTCTTCTTTATTCACTTTACATGGTACAACCAGTCAGCAGTGTGCACAGAGTGACAAGGAATCTGCAGTGTAATCAACAATATATAGGTGTTTTCCCAATCAGTTGTcacatttaattatatatatataattttgtgggtttgttgtatatttcactGTAGAATACCTTGCAATAGTAGAATGTTGATAAACCATCTGTAAaaacttgtatatattttattcacaaGCTGACAGGTGTTACAAATtcacacatctacatgtacatactttaaGACCTCAGTCTAGTTTTAATACCTTGGTTTGTAAATTTGTCATTTCGTCTTGAGCATCCTTCTCTACATCaagtattttctgttcaaagttCTCAACTTCTGTTCTCAGTGCAGACCGTGACTTCAGCAAGTCTTCATGAGTTTGTTGCAGTGTTCTCTCTATGTCTGACTTCTCACTTGTTACAGCTTCTATTAAAACCTGGCAAAGAATGAATCAAAATCAATGACTGGCTTGTAATTGTATATAGCCATAAATGATTTTGGTATTTCAAATTTAACTTCAAATTCAACTCAtgggaaattaaaaatgttgatGTTCTTTTGAACTACCAGTACGAGTTGATGTACTTGAAATACTATATTGTTTTATACTTCTAAAGACGTGTacttgaatgacaaaatcatagGATATTTGTCAATGACTGTAACATGGACAGTTGAAATGGATTGATTGCTTTGTATGTTTTGGTTGTAATACTGCACTGAAAAGAAAtgtgaacatacatgtagtttcaggATAAAATGCCTACCTTTGAATTTTCAATCTCACTTTCAACATCGTGCAACTTGGAATATGCTTCTTGTAGTTCTGCATGTAATTTATCCTGATCAGTTGCAGCAGTATCTTTAGTGCTCTTAAGATTGTTCCTCAACTGTTTGATCTCTCTAACAGCATCATCATATTGTGTCTTTAGGCTGCCATGTTCTGATTCTACAACAGCATGCATCTCTTGCAGTTCACTTTGCTTGGTTCTCGCCACCTGCAATTCCTCCTTAAGTTCTTCTATCTGACACTTAACTTCCTCTACCTGGAACTCCATGTTTTCAACTTCTTTCTTGAAGCTACTATTCTGGGATTCCAACTCTGTGTTTTCATCTTCAAGACCCGATATCTGTTCTAGAAGGTTTTGTTCGGTAAATGTGTTACCTTTCAGAGCCTTTTCAATGTCTTCCTTTGTGGCTTTGGTTTCTTCTAGTTCTTTTTGGAATGACTGTACAAGTTCTTCTACTTTTGCCTTTTCCTTACTCAAGACATCACTCTGTGAAGTGAGAGAAGCCATCTGCTCTCTCAGGTCTTCCTTTTCAGCTTCAAGGACACAATTATTCTGTTGAAGCTGTAATTCCCTCTCCTTTGCATCTGAGAGTTCAGACTTTGCTGAGCTAAGACCATCTTTGAGATTGGTGACTTCAGTGACAAGTGCTGACACTTCCTCATCTGCATTACTCTGTAGCTGTTCTTTTTCATTTCTTAGCTTATCAATCTGCTGGTTCAACTTATCACTgtcatttttaaacatttcaagATCTCTACTTTGATTATGTAGTTGCATGGTTTGGTTTTCTTTCTCAGAGTCCAGGACATTGAGTTCAGTTTCCAAGGTGTCAATCCTCTCCTCCAGTGTTTGCCTTTCATTGTCTAGTGATTGCATCTCATCAACCAGTCTCTGCTGTTCACCGTCAGCTTCTTTCTTCTCTCTTTCTGTTGAAGTCAGTTTGTCTTTCAATTCTGAGATTTCCATCTCCAAGGTATTAATACAGGTTGCATTTGCAAGTTGCTGGTCTCTTGCTAATCTTTCCTTCCTAGCAAAGTTATCAAGGTGAGATTTTAACTCTTCACAACCTGATTTGATTTCTTGTAGCTCAGACTGAGCAGTATCATACTGCTCCACAAGATGTTTTTTATCAAAAGTCAGTGCTTCTATTTCTCTTTCCATcctttctttttctctttcaatctgaCTCAATTTTCCCTGAATCATCTCCAACTCCTTTTCCAAGTTCTGTCTCTCAACTGCAGATGCTCGTAATTCTTCTTCAACCTCTTGTTTTTCAGCTGCTGCAACGTAGGTAGATGTTTCATTGGATTCCACTTCATTAGTTAATTCTTCCTTTTCAGTTTGCAGTCTTTCAACTTGACTGTTAACTTCAGTAAGCTGTTGTTCCAAGTCTTGAACCATGGCATTAGTAGATTTCAATTGTTCAGATAATTCAAGATTTTCTCCCTCTAATACAACCCTGTTTTCTCTCTGATCTTCTAGATTATTCTCAATTTCTTGTCTAAGTTCAAGTGCTGTCTGCAATTCTTCGCCAAGGTTCTGATTTTCTCTGTTAAGATCTTCAATCTGCTGTAACACTGTTGCTTGACTGGAGCGTTCAAACTCCATACCTTCCTCTAAGTCTTGTTTAACAGCTTGTGTAGCTTCTAAATCAGCAGACAAACACTCTTTTTGACTTTGCAGTTCCTTCTTCTCTATGCTGAGGTCATTGACTTCTTTTTGAGAGTCTTCCAGCTTCTCTGTGAGGATGGACTTTTCTGCCGTCAGCATTTCAATCTGACTGCTCATTTCAGTGTCTTTCTGACAGGTGTCTTCAGCTGTCAACCTGGTGGTATCTAATTCATTTTCAATCATATTAAGCTGCTCTTTTAACATCTTTATTTCATCTTTCAAAATTACATGTTTCTGTTTTAGCTCTTCTTTTTCATCACATACCTTAGCAAGTTGTGTCTTTAggtcttgagtttcactctgaCTGGTAGCTAGTTCATTTTCAATTGACTGCACCTTGTATTCAAGATCTCTATTTTCTCTTTCTTTAGCTGACAGTTGATCTTCTAAGTTTCTCATTTTCTGAGACAAGTCTTCCTTTTCTGAACTGAGTCTGGTGACTTGAGCATCCAGTTCCTCTAACTGGTCCACTGTTCTACAAGTAGAGTTTTCACTTTGTGCTTTCACACTGACAAGTTCAACTGCCAAGTTGTTCTTCTGTCTCTTTGTTTCTTCGATCTGGCTTTCCTTGTCTTCAAGCTTCTTGGTCAACTTCTCGATATCACTGACATGTTTCTGAATCTTCGCTTCAAGTTCATTCCTGGCATCATGGAATTCCCTTTCTGCATGTTGCATGGCATCATATTGATCTCTAAGACTCTCCTGCAAGGCATCAATGCGAGATACTGAAGTGTTCCATTTCATATTCACGTTTTCTAGCTTCTGTTCCAAGTCAGTCACTATGTTTTCTTTCTCCTCTAAAGTTGCCCTCATGTTTTCAAGGTCGTCATTCATCACATCTGCTGATGCAGTCTCTTGGTGTCTTTCAGCAATGAATAAATTTGTTTTGTCCTTTTCAACCTTCAGATCTTCTTGTAACTGTCCAAGCTTTTCTGATAACTGTTTAGCATTTTCTTGTTCATTCGTCAGTGCAGTTTCATGTTCAGATTTCAGAGTGTCTATTTCTCTGTGCAGAGATACCACGAtattttcatgttcatttttCATATCAGCTAACTTGTTTGTTTCTTCTGCAAGTTGTTCACGCAACAATGATTTCTCATTAGTAAGTACAATTTCAAAGTCTTTAACTTGATGCTCCAGTAGTTCAGTGTGTTGATCTTTCTCAGTCATACTTTCTTCCAGCTCCCGTATCTTCTCCTTGTACAAGGCTACCCCTGTCACCATCTGTTCCTCACTGTTGGTAAATGTTTTCTTCAACTCCATCATAGTTCGGTTAGTTTGTGAGAACTCTTTCTCTAAGTCAAGCATAgtatcatttttgttttgtagtctttCCTTGTAGTCTTTGATCTCATCTTTCAGCAAGTCTAGATCAAACTGAAGCTGAGCTTCTCTGCTATTATATTCACTATTTTTCTTCTCCTGGGTTTCATTCAATGTATCTAGTTCTGTCTGAAGTTTACAGATCTCATTATGTTGTTGGTTGACTGTATGTTTTCTATTTGTTAGTTCTTGCTGTTTGTTCTTCAAGTCATTCCTAAGTCTGTCAATCTCACTCTGCATGCTTTTCACAGTTTCCCCATGTTTACTCTGCTCTGCTCCAAATGAAGCCTCCCTTTCTGACAAATCTTTCTGTACATTTTCCAGCTCTCCCATCTTTTCTGCTAGCATTTCCTTTTTATGGTCTAACTGCTCTTGCATGCTTgtcattgtttgtttttgttcatgtaTCTGAGAAAAGAAGTATTTCTGACTGCTGGAAAGCTCATCTTGTAACTCATCATATTCTATCTTCAtccttttaatttcattttctttgacaTTGAGGATTTGTTCATAATCAAAAAGCTTGTTGACCTTCTCTGTCATCATCGCCTTCACATTTTCCATTTCAGAATTTTGGACTTTGAGATCATTTTCTTTCGCAAGTTTCTCACCTGTCAGTTGTTCTATTTGTACCTGCTTGGCTTGAAGGTCATTTTGAGTAAAGATCAGCTGATTTTCCATCTCCTTAAGACTTTTCTCAGCTTTTTCGCAATTGTCCTTGCTCTCTGTCAGCTGTGTCAGCAAGTTCTGTTTTTCAGTTTTGATACCTGTCTGCAACTTTTCTAGATTGTCTTTGTTGGCCAAAAGCTCATTGGTCATTTGACTCAAAGTATCTTGGGTGCTGTGTAACTCTGCAGTGATGTCCAGCTTGTCTTGTCTCAAGGTAGCTATGAGAGCATCAGAATTCTTTACAGTGCTGTCATTAGTCTTTTGCAATTCATGCAAACACTCTTTTGTTGAGTCAAGTTCAGACTGCTTGCCTGGCAAATAGAAACAGATTTATGTGATTGCAATTAAACAACAATCTTTATATATTATGAATACAGTCCAGAGGAATATGTATTCAAAGTTTAGATCTTCAAGATGCATTTAACTTGCCATTAGAAGACAGACATATTAAGTTGAATGGTTTCATTATTTGAATTTAGATTTCCAAGATACATATGCACATGTTATAGGACACaaacatacaatataatattgtgtTGAATATTGTCATTGTCGCAATTCAAGTTCAGATTTCCAAGGTACTTGTAACTTGATTACCTTGCCGGTATGAGACAATTAAGTTGaacattttcattatatttgaaattttcacTTACTTGTCAATCCATCTGTCAATTCCTTGTGTTCAG is part of the Glandiceps talaboti chromosome 2, keGlaTala1.1, whole genome shotgun sequence genome and encodes:
- the LOC144453407 gene encoding uncharacterized protein LOC144453407 — protein: MPVDSVIDSLKDTVFRVESQLLEKTSEMTSLAKVVTDNNAEREGLLGEVQNMKLALEQAKILVSNQKAEINELTMKIGGSEKEMDDLQKKFMNAEQDIGKLEMELTLVKDQLDQNQESVKAKDIELTQTVKELEQLQSKFDTTVCNMNTTIQELEKSNLTLQESSKQSSSALSIKNEELKALRAEMGDTQKSADKSVQKMNQEITELNNQLTTLQTEKEKQEDLLRKKTAEVEQMKGKMQYVTDEHQKMQSKLDLLQMDIEDKDDCVNSYGKQVEQFEATVESLKSSTKEKDSQIKQIKDELNQAQAELDKKNRDCEEHRELIQTLKQQVQQQEMVVKNLKNSVRDREVIVDELSKECQQLKDKLETAESEISKKTAEGDKLKEHVLTLEEVVKALKDATADEQKHGEELSKQRDQFRNNLDEKHREMEIKKKEMQCLQEQLQDMENTLKATRAAHEKTMEDLNQQQRTLQLQLETSVLEVEEKNTLIEEFNTKLQQLEQRCQQQTDEINNMMTRMEKMKEESAKTTGENESLRDEICKLNEDLKMSGDKSSSLINDLETKLAGKDKELSEVQGQLAEARFNLDNSAEDIEDFMERLTALRGKNNQLKQQCDQLIQTSTELRQECEAATNEKAKLVKLNEDQAQQLQDVKSDLKQIFEDRSLEVTTLTTKLDTLVAGFDKLKAEHKELTDGLTSKQSELDSTKECLHELQKTNDSTVKNSDALIATLRQDKLDITAELHSTQDTLSQMTNELLANKDNLEKLQTGIKTEKQNLLTQLTESKDNCEKAEKSLKEMENQLIFTQNDLQAKQVQIEQLTGEKLAKENDLKVQNSEMENVKAMMTEKVNKLFDYEQILNVKENEIKRMKIEYDELQDELSSSQKYFFSQIHEQKQTMTSMQEQLDHKKEMLAEKMGELENVQKDLSEREASFGAEQSKHGETVKSMQSEIDRLRNDLKNKQQELTNRKHTVNQQHNEICKLQTELDTLNETQEKKNSEYNSREAQLQFDLDLLKDEIKDYKERLQNKNDTMLDLEKEFSQTNRTMMELKKTFTNSEEQMVTGVALYKEKIRELEESMTEKDQHTELLEHQVKDFEIVLTNEKSLLREQLAEETNKLADMKNEHENIVVSLHREIDTLKSEHETALTNEQENAKQLSEKLGQLQEDLKVEKDKTNLFIAERHQETASADVMNDDLENMRATLEEKENIVTDLEQKLENVNMKWNTSVSRIDALQESLRDQYDAMQHAEREFHDARNELEAKIQKHVSDIEKLTKKLEDKESQIEETKRQKNNLAVELVSVKAQSENSTCRTVDQLEELDAQVTRLSSEKEDLSQKMRNLEDQLSAKERENRDLEYKVQSIENELATSQSETQDLKTQLAKVCDEKEELKQKHVILKDEIKMLKEQLNMIENELDTTRLTAEDTCQKDTEMSSQIEMLTAEKSILTEKLEDSQKEVNDLSIEKKELQSQKECLSADLEATQAVKQDLEEGMEFERSSQATVLQQIEDLNRENQNLGEELQTALELRQEIENNLEDQRENRVVLEGENLELSEQLKSTNAMVQDLEQQLTEVNSQVERLQTEKEELTNEVESNETSTYVAAAEKQEVEEELRASAVERQNLEKELEMIQGKLSQIEREKERMEREIEALTFDKKHLVEQYDTAQSELQEIKSGCEELKSHLDNFARKERLARDQQLANATCINTLEMEISELKDKLTSTEREKKEADGEQQRLVDEMQSLDNERQTLEERIDTLETELNVLDSEKENQTMQLHNQSRDLEMFKNDSDKLNQQIDKLRNEKEQLQSNADEEVSALVTEVTNLKDGLSSAKSELSDAKERELQLQQNNCVLEAEKEDLREQMASLTSQSDVLSKEKAKVEELVQSFQKELEETKATKEDIEKALKGNTFTEQNLLEQISGLEDENTELESQNSSFKKEVENMEFQVEEVKCQIEELKEELQVARTKQSELQEMHAVVESEHGSLKTQYDDAVREIKQLRNNLKSTKDTAATDQDKLHAELQEAYSKLHDVESEIENSKVLIEAVTSEKSDIERTLQQTHEDLLKSRSALRTEVENFEQKILDVEKDAQDEMTNLQTKLNTEVETFKTQAEETDILLAVQTAKVDDLLTDKIELETALQESEQKLSEIMKENKQQVEEIKGLKSECEQLKLSEEKATQAMKTMRMKLNRTAQEASPNQKHAKEVKKLEAVCARLRRQLAEEKTAKSQSEEGVDKVKEDLEKMKEELKNRSDGDTAESYKLKAKVASLEKDKATLQGKVQLTMNNAKRLAKDLSALDSQIAKLGSENASLKKSLKEGVTADDSEVASLKEQLKEMEETVKFHEEESNSNMEKYYNLIQKYKKTDELNQSLKARVTFLANQLKAQQKQKCESNKETVNVQQTRETDSLQQTRETDQKKSTLVIAMKIETTKHPTLTTNMTPKDIRKSRLSTKRRILTKDSPSAGQCVSKMQKIAVEEEKEKQCKEIAKPVKRSRSHSVSESTKRTRHGSQQDDSKTQFTSPDCCLEGLPEIVSKGFLDIPSEDASRSPFILRRSTHVAPSSTKNTRMTDSSVTSEPVGRRSSQRFQRSQEHETSGSEKVVKPPQPRRVTRSHNSSQDKTTSTSNGNNSTALGTMTNSPKKVSSESMTKRTTRLSTAQRSLSLKKSLQQQALHKERQAQGKEDCKVQ